Part of the Thermococcus barossii genome is shown below.
CGGCCTCATTCCTGGCTCAAGCAAGGTCATAGCGGTGAGCAAGAGCCCCGAGACGCGCTTGATAAGTGACTCCAGCGGCGGAGACGCCTTCGGGCCCAAGCTCAAGGGTCACTTCGATGCGCTGGTCATAGAGGGAAAGGCCGAGGAGCCGGTTTACCTCCACGTTCACGACGGGGAGGTCGAGATCAGGGACGCGAAGCATCTCTGGGGGAAGGGCAACTACGAGGTTGCCGGGGAGCTGTGGAAAGAATATCCTAAGGCGAGCATAGCCTCGATAGGCCCCGCCGGGGAGAGGCTGAGCAGGATAGCCAACGTCATCTACGACACGGAGAGGGCCAGCGGCAGGGGCGGTCTCGGCGCCGTTCTCGGGAGCAAGAAGGTCAAAGCTGTTGTCGTCGAGCCGGGTGAAAAACCCGGGGTTGCGGAGCCGGAGGAGTTCCAGAGGCTCTGGCAGGAGTTCTACGACCACTTCGCTACCGATCCAAAGTACGAGCACAGCAGGAACTACGGCACGAGCGATGGCCTGAGGAGCTCAGCTTCCCTCGGAATGAGCCCGGCCTACAACTTCTCGAGGCCCCACATACCGGACGAGCTTGCGAGCAAACTGGCTGGAGACGAGGTCAAGAAGTACGAGGTTGAGCCGGAGTGGTTCGTCCACGGCAAGAGCTGTCCGATAAAGTGCGCCCGTTACGTCGAGGTGGAATACAGGGGAAGAAAAATCCGCGTCAAGCCTGAATACGAAAGCATAGCCATGCTTGGAGCAGCAACCGGAGTGTTCAACTTCCCGGCGGTGGCCTACTTCAACTGGCTGGTGAACGACCTCGGGCTTGACAGCATAGCCACCGGCAACACAATCGGCTGGCTCTTTGAGATGGTCGAGCGCGGTCTCGTCGGGGAGGAGGAGATAGGGTTCCCCGTTAAGGGGTGGGGCAACGAGGAGGCCGAGGAGAGGCTCATAAGGCTGATGGCCGAGAGGAAGGGCATCGGCGCGGTTCTGGCGGACGGTGTGAAGAGGGCCTGCGAACGCTTGGGCAGGGGCTGTGAACTGGCTGTCCACGTCAAGGGCATGGAAAGCCCCGCCTGGGATCCGCGCGGAAGGAGAACCTACGCTTTAAGCTACGCCACGGCCGACGTCGGAGCGAGCCACCTCCGTGGCTGGCCGAGGCCCCACCAGCTTCCGAACCAGGGGCCTGCGAAGGAACTGGTGCCTTCGCTCATCGAGGCGAGGGACGAGAGCTACATCACCGACATGCTCGGAACCTGCAAGTTCGTGTCATACAGGATGGAAGATCTGGCCAAGTTCTACTCCCTCGCGACGGGCGAGGAGTGGACAGTGGAGGAGCTTAGAAAAAGGGCCTGGGCGGTTGAGAGCATCGCGCGGATACACGACGCCCTCGACTGGGTCACGCCGCCGCTCGACGACGTAATTCCGCCGCGTTGGTGGGAGCCGGAGCCGGACGGGCCGGCGGAGGGCAACAAAGCTTTCATGGACTACAACGACTTCCTAGAGGCGAGGAGGGAGTTCTACAGGCTCAGGGGCTGGCACGAGGAGCTTGGAGTTCCCCTGCCGGAGACGATGGAGAAGCTCGGTTACGGAGAGCTCAGGGGAGATGCGGAGAGGGCGCTGGAGGTTGTAAAGAGGAGAATGGGGCTTTGACACCCCCCAATCCTTTTAATCTTTAAGCATCTCAAGAACAGTCTTCTCATCTGGGATCGTGGCGTAGTGATAAGTCTCAGCCGGCATTACTCGGGTTTCTTCTCCCACCCGGTAGATGATGAGCGGCCTGATTACATACAGGTCGCCCAGCTCTGTTGTGTTCGCGATGGTTACCGTGAGATTGACTGTCTTTCCCGCGGGAATCTCCTTGGGTTCAAAATTGGAAATCTGGAGGCCAAGGATATCAAACGTCACGTTTAATATCTCAACGGACTCATTGAACGGATTTAAGAGGCTATACATGAGGGTTGGAACCGAGGGCTCTGGGCCAACGGAACCACCTATGTAGGATTTTATCTTCAGGCTTTTTCCTTCCATGGGCTCCAAGATGTTGAACTCGACCCTTCCCAACGGCACTCGCTTGGTGAAGTTGTCCTGCTGGATTTCCAGATATGCGTTCCTCATGACACAGCGGCCGGGCTTCTTGAGGGTTAGCCGAACGCTTACAACCATCTCCTTTATCTCCGAGTCAGCGTACCCAACATCTCCGGTGAGAGTCACTCCATCCGCGTCGAGACAGGGGGGAAGCCCTCCAACTCCAATTGTGGCACTGAAATCTGTGTCTCCAACCTTTATCCAGTAAACGTTCAGGCTGATGGTTTCGTTCAAGTATCCAGCGACGTATCCGGTGATGTTGGATATGAAGAGCTCTCCCCTCGGGAGTTCCTGGGATTCGTGAGCGTTTGTGGTGTAGTAGTATATAAATAACACAGCCAAAAGCGTCACAACTATCACAATGACGGCATTTTTACCCCTCATTGTACACTACATCCCTTTTTATTATCTGGGAAACAAGAGCGTTTCCATCGTAAGGCATATACGGTAGCAGTCTCCCCTGCATAAGGTTTGGCCTCGATGTCAATCCTCAACAGTCTGAAAAGGACTGCCAACAGAGGCTTCCATTGCATATATTTTGCCCCCAGCGAGTTCCCATGACAAATTTGAACATTTTGCTATATAAATTTTTTTCCTTTTGATATAAATAAATTTTCTTTCTTTTTTGGTGTGAATTTATTCAAAATAGTTTCACGATGGAAGCGAACCAAAAGAAAGGAGAGCAATTGTTGAAGTGTGAGGGTACCAACGCCATGTTGTACTCCTTCAACCAACCCGAACAATCGCCGGAACAACGCACGTTCCATCGACATCTCTTGCGGTCCAGCTCCCGTTGTACGCGCTTTTCACGACTGAATTACAGTCAGAGACTTTCCCGCCGTGCTCCATAAAGAAGTGAATATAGCTCTCCCTCACGCTTTCGTTCGCCAGAATTAGTCTCACACTTCCGTTTTCTAAATCAACGGATACCAAATAAGTTTCGTTCGAGCGGTTTACCAGACCTTCCGCCTTCACCACCGTGCAGTTTGGACATTCGCCCCTTACCCAGAGGGTGGTGTATAGTGGAGCAATCTCCACGTGGATTCCATACTCTTCCTCCAGCAGTCCCTGAATCTGAAAGTACGCGGAGAGAATCGGAGAAACCCTCTCCGGTTCGGAATCTCCTCTTGAATGAAGCGCCCAGAGGAGAGACAGTGCCATCATCAGGATGAGCATGAACGAGAGGAACTTTCTCACGTTTATCACATTACTATCTCAAGCTAAAAAGTTAAAAATTTTTCGACGGCGTAAAAAATCACCCCTTCAAAAACGCCTCCACGAGGTTCCTCGTCTCGTTGAATGCCTCCAGCGGAATCCCCTTGGGCAGGCCACCTATTTCCCCCTTCACGTCCTTGAGGACGCCTTCACCAGCGCCGAGGAACATGCCCTCGCTCACTATTCCGCGGAAGTTGGCCGGCGGGAGCAGAGCGACGGCCACGCGGTTGCCCTCCTTGACGGTCAGGTCGTTCGTAACAACGGTAATGGCTCTGTCGCCGATGTTCACGTTGGTGACGAGAAGCCTGTCGGCGTTCGGGTGCTTGCCGACGCTCATGACCTCACCTACCTTGATGTCCACCGCTATGACTGGGTCGTTTATCTTCCCGAGGGCGAGGCGCTTGTCAAGGCCGAGGATGGTGTTCAGGAAGAAGCGGACCTTTGCAACCTGCTCCTCGACCTTCTCGCGCTCGCTCTTGTCTGCCAGGCTGATGAACTTGTGGTGCCAGTCCTCCCCGCCAAGGGCCTCGATTATACCACTGGCCTTCTCCTTCAGTGCCTTCATCTGCGGTGTTTCAATCAGCTCCTTCGGCTCCACGTAGCTGTACCTCATCGCCTGTATCTCCGGAATCATCTCCTTCGCCAGCTGAATCGCTCCCTTCTTGTTCCACTTCCCCTTGAACTTCGCGTGTTCCACCGTCTTCAGGAACAGCTCCACCGATTTCTCCGCCACCAGTAAGCGGTAATCCTTGCTCGTGTCCCACATAGCTCTCACCCTCCAGTGCCTCTAAAACGCGGTTCTTAACGCTTTCGTCCCTTATTCCCTCGGCTATCGAGCGTGCCCTGGCTTTGTCACCCCAGCGGGCGTATGCCAAAGCCACCTCACCGAGAAGTTCCGACGCGATTTTATCGTCCTTGATAACGCCCGCCAGAATCAGCGGCTCCTCCAGGAAGCCTATGCGCAGGAAGCGCCTTGCTATTCCCCCCAGCTCCCTGTCGGTCGGCCTGAACTTGCCCACAAAGATTATCTCGAGGGCGTCGTCAAAGACCCTCCTGCCGAGCCGGGGCTGCTCGTGCAGGTAGAGCCAGTAGGCCAGCTCAAGCATTGCTATGGCCCTCCCCTCCAGGGGGAGGAAGCGCATCATGGAGATGGCCAGCTCGACTTCTCCCCTTTCAAGCAGTTCCTCCACCGCTGCCTTGCCCCTCTTGAGAACGTCTTTGATGAGCTCCATTTTGTCTTCCATGTACTTCGCCTGAAGTTTGAAGAATATAGAGGCGTAAACGTCTCTGGCCAGTTCGTAGAACTCCAGTGCAATCTCGTTGGGTATCTCATCGGCGCTCTTCTCAATTAGCCGGCCGACCTTTATGAGCGATGAAGTGGCCGCTGATGACAGTCCCCGAGAAGCCTGGAGCAGCTCAACGGCTTCCCTGAACAGCTCCAGTCCGTCCCTGTAACGGTCGGAAAGGACGAGGTTCCTCGCTATTCCCGCCAGAACCTCTCCCCGGACCCTCGGCGAGTCTATGCTCCTCGCCAGCACTACGGCGTTTTCAAAGTATGCCTCCGCATCCCTGTCCCGGTCGAGTGTGTACAGGGCCCTGCCAAGGATGGAGTAAGCCAAAGCCTTCTCAGGTGTTCCGGCTACCGATTCAAGCGTCTCCAGCATGTGGCTCAAAACCTCGTCCCGCGGAAAGGCCGTCAGGACTTCAGTCAGGGCTATCAGGCGTTTTATCCGATCCTCAATATCCAGCGCGTTCCTCAATGCGTTCTTATAGTCTCCCTTTGACAGGTAAAGCTCCACGGCCTCCACGAGAACCACCAGCCGGTGAAAATAGGGGACGAAAGTAAAAAAGGCTATCGCTAACCCTTGACCTTTCTGTCCCAGTTCTCAAGCATTGTGTCGAGTGCCAGAAGGCTGTTGAGCCTTAGGCGAACCTTCCGGTTTTCCCAGTCTATAGAGCCCTTGAACTCGTTGAGCAGTGCAAACACCTTCTCCGCTTCTCTCGCCGGCAGATTTTCCCCGTAGAACTCCTCGCCACAGTGGGGACACTTGAAGACAAAGGACTCGAAGGTCGCCATGAACCGTTCACGGTCTTTGAAAAGCCCCTCGGCGTCCTCAAGCGACAACATCTGCTCGATCAGCTCCCCCCAGTCAAGGGCCGTTCCGCAGAGCGGACACTTCGCCATCAGTCCACCTCCCTCAAAAACCTCTCTATCTCCTTCAGGATTAGTTTGATTCCTTCGTCAAGGTTCCCCTTTCCGTTCGCCCCGGCGGCACCGGCGTGCCCCCCGCCCGAGCCATCTATGACCGGTCCGACCTTCTCCATGATTTTACCGAGGTGGAGGCCCTTCTTGACGAGACTCTCCTTTGCCCTCGCCGAAATCCTCACTCCCTTCTTCTCGCTCCCCACAACCGCTATATCGGCCCCGAGCTGGAGGAAGACCTTGCAGGCGAGCGACTCGTAGGCAGAAACCTTCGAGACGGCAATGATGTACCTCCTGAACTTCCTTATCTCCATTCTCTGGCAGGCCTTTAAGACCGCCATGCGCTTTGCCTGGTCGATGTTCTCGTCGCTGGCAGGGGCTACAAGCTGGAAAACCTCGCCCATCTGAACCGGAAAGCGCTCCAGCATCTCGCTTACCGCTTTGAAGGTCCTCGCGTTGGCGAAGCGGAAGTTGGCGGTGTCGGTGACTATTCCCGCCAGGAGGGCTTTAACGGCGGTCTCGTCGTAGAAGCCGAAGTATTTGAACAGCTCCCAGACTATCTCGGCGGTTGAGGTGCGTGATGAATCAACGACCGCTATGTCAGCTCTAATCGGTCTCTCCTTCTCGATGTGGTGGTCGATGAGAACGACGAACTTCCCGCGAGGAATTTCAATGGGTTCGAGCTGTTCGAGGGAGGAGGTGTCGAAGATTACAACAACATCTTCTTTAACCGCCGGGTCCTTTTCAAGGGGAACGGGTGAGAGGGCTAAAAGCCGCTTGGCGTAGGAGGAGACGCTCTGGGCGACGCCTATCCTCACATTCTCAACGCCAAGGGATTTCAGGTAGAGGGCGAAGGCTATCGCCGAGCCGAGGGAGTCGGGGTCGGCGTTGTGATGGCAGAGAAGCAGGAAGGATTTGCCCCCTGAGCGCTCAAGGAAGCGTTTAAGCTTCAGTTTTCCCTTCATTGGCAATCTCCCTCAGCTTCCTCTCAACTGCCTCGTAGGCCTTCTCAACGGCCTCCTCTATCAGCCCATCGACGTCCACCCTGACGAAGACCGGAACCTCCAGGTAAACCTCCATCTCAAGGTCAAGCGTTTCTTCGCGGTTTAGCCTCATCGTCACCTCGATGTCCTTCACGTCGCTCCGGTTGAGGGTGTCGAAGACGTGCTTTATCACAGTTTCCTGGGCGATCTCGCCTATCTCCATCAGCTGCTCCTCGCTCAGCTCCGGCAGACCAATGTGGACGACCCTTCTTCCGCTGCTTCCCTCGTCCATCGCTCTCACCCCGAAGGAAAAGAGAAGAGGTCAGCCTGCGGTGGGCCTGAGGGCGGACTGTATCTGGGCGGTAAGTTCCTTGAGCTTCTCGTTGAGCTTCTTCTCCTGCCTCTCGAGGGCGTTGAGCCTGACTTCCAGCGTCTCGACCTTCTCCTTCAGCTCCTCGACGGCCTTGCCCTTCTTGGTCCTGACGATGAGCGTTCCGACGGTCTTGTATATGGTAGCTCCGTCATCCACCTTCTCAAGCTCCTCGAGGGCCTTCTTTGCCTCGGTGAGCTCGAGCTGGACTTTCTGCTTCTGCTGAATGACGAGCTGGAGCTGCTGCTGGTAGCTCTCAAGCTGACCGAGCATGGCCTGAACCTGGGGCGGAATGTTCTGCATTAACAACACCTCCGTAATCGCGATGCCGGGTTAGAATAAGGGGCTGGCTTTAAATAGTTTCGGCTAAACTTCCAGGGAATCCATGGCTACCTTTATCCACCGGAGGTAGGAGTTCAGAGTTCCGCGCAGGGCGGAGTTGTCCCTGGCGAGAAAGCGGATTACTATCCTGTTCCCCTCTCGGAGGAACTCTATCCTGCTCCTCCTGTAGGGCACGCTCTCGTGCTCGTAGAGGACGCTCTCATGAACTATTCTCGCGGTTTCCTCATCGGGAAAGGCGAGCTCTATCACTCCTTCGATGGGCCAGTTTTCCTCTTCAGCCATGACGCCTCCTTGTAGTCCCATCTCCGCCCGTCCTCCATTATCCATATCTTGACGCTTATGAGCGGGCCGACGGCCTTCTCCCTGCTGACGTCCAGGCGGTAGAAGTTCACCGCCATCCCGCGCGGGTGCCTCTCGATGACGCTCAGGACATCGGTGTTGTACCTGTCGGCTATGCCGAGGAGCGAGCGCTCCTTCCTCGGGACGAACACTCCCCCGGTGAGTTCTGCAAAAACCTGGGCGAAGGCAACGTGGTCGAGACCGACGCGCTTGGCGGTGGTCACCACGAGGGGCATCTCCTCCCGTATCGGCCTCACGTCCCTGAAACCGATCTCGCGCTGGAGCTTTATGCCGTGGAGGTATAGGTAGCCGAGGTAGCCCCAGTCCTCGGGATCGACCTTGATGAAGGTCATCTTGAGCGGGTTGCCCTTCCAGACGTTGATTATCAGGAGCCTCTCGTAGTTCCTGTCGTAGGCCTCCATTAGGAGATCCTGGATTGTTTTCTTGCCCCTCGTCAGGTAGAGGGAGTTGGGGAACACCTTCTCCAGGTCGTGCCCGAAGCTCCTCGTCCTTCTGGTGGGTCTGTGGGAAGTCGTTATCAGCATCATGGCCCTCACTCAAAATTCGTTTAAGCGATAAAAGGTTTTCCAAACGAAAGAATCAGATCGCCTTTACGCGCCTGGCCACCCTCGGCCTGGGCTTGTAGAGTATCTTGCTGCCGCAGTAGGGGCAGCGGACTTCCCTGGTGTTTTCGAGGTCGAGCTCGACCTCCCTTCCGCACTTTGCGCAGCGGTAAACGGCCATCACCATGTTTATCACCCTAAAACCAGGTAAAGGAAAGGAATCAGGCCTTGGAGGCCGTGACACGCTTGGCAACCTTTCCCGCCGGAGTGGTCGGCAGGTAGGCACCGCCGGCGAAGGTGGCGCCGCACTTCTGGCACTGCCATATGCCAGTGCTTATCCTCCTGACAGCCTTCCTTCCGCAGACCGGGCAGACGTGCTTCTGCTTCATCTTGGCCTCAACGGCCGCGACCCTTCTTCTAATCTTGAGACCGTACCTGGGACCGTATCTTCCGGCCGAACCAACCTTAGTAGTCCTTCCCATGAGCATCACCCCTAATTATCAACCGATTTTCACGACTGGAGAGTGTTTCCGGAGACGTTTTATAAACCTTTGCCTGGAAACTTTGCGGAGCAAAGTTTCATCAAAATGTGTGATTCCTCTTTGAGGCTCCTTTAAAAAGGAATTTCAGCACCCAATTTAGCCCTTAGAAAGAGGATTTACGGTACCGAGCTTTTCCCATACGGGTTCCACTTAAACCGCGCTCCTACGGAGCGCTAAAAAACTTGAACCCGTCCAAAAAGCGCTTCTCTAAGAGAATCCACGTCTCAAAAATAACTCCCGGAGAAATCCCCCAAGATACGCCCTTCCAAAAGGAATCATGAATCTTGATCAAACTCAACGGGACTATCGTCCCGTGCGTTGAAGCAGAGCTTCAACGTTGCGCAGGAGAACAAGCTTTAGGAAAGCTTGACCAAAGGAGTGCCCTTCTTACCAACAGACAAAAAATCAATCGTGCACTCCCGGATTAGCGTTAGATGGGGATTCCTACGGATGCCGTTTGTGTAGTGAAACCCTCATAAGAGAGCAAGTCGAAAAGAAACTCCCTACAATTGCTGAATTTCTGAAAAACGCACCCACTTTTCTGCCAGCGCTCTTTGGGAAGCGAAGCTTCCCGTGGTGTTGAGGCTTTGCCTCAACATGCGCAAGCAAGGACTGTGAGGGGGGCATTTGAGCTGTCGCCCCCCTGGGGGTCCCGACGTCATCGCAACCCAATACTCGTCGGGCACTGTATTGTAGTCACAGGTAATAAAAGACTTTTTCGGCCTAAAGCTAATAAACGTTGATGGGAACTGAACCGTGGTGATAAAATGAATCGCCTGTGGGGTTCGGTGCTTCCTCTGGTTTACGTCTTTCTATTCGCTGGCCTCATGAGACAGTACGAAGTGCAGTTCACCCCTGTTGTTTACTGGGCCTTCATTGGAGGAATAGTGTTCTCCTCTGCCCTTGGCATATACCTCGACGGAAGAATTCCCGGAAGGAGCGTCCTTGTTTTCGGGCTGTTCACACTTATCTGGCTTATCCTCGGCCTGAAATACCGGCCCGAGGGCAATTCATACGTTTTCGCCGGCATTCTCATAACATTCGTCCTGTCAATCGTTATGCAGAAAATTGGCAAGTAAAAGAACGCCAAAGCCTTATAACCCTCTTCTCAACTCAAAGTTGGGTGCAGACCATGGCGGGAACGATAAGCAAGATAATCCACTTCCGCGATGAGGAGGAGTTTCTTGATGATATGACCGAGATAATGGAGCGCTTCTCCTATCTGGCGAGCAAATACGGTCACAATCCCGTTGAAGGTGTTCTCCTGTGGGACTATATCGGCATTCAGGACGAAGAAGGCGTGAAGATTTTCCGGGTGGGCGAGTTTCCCTACTTTGAGGGAACGTTAAAGCTTGACCTCGAAACGCTCCGCGTCATGGAGCGCTACTTCGACGAGATGGAAAGCAAATGGGACGAGCTCACCGTCGAGGAGATAAACTACTTCGTCGAGATGCTCAACGAGGCCCTCGGCGAGCAGCGCGTTTACTACGACGCCTACTCGCTCGGCTTGGACAGAAACACGGCCTACGTAATCCTCAACCTCGTCTCGCTCAACTACCTCGAGAGCGTTCTCGACGGAGGGGACAGGGAGATATTTGAGGAGGCCGTTGAACTGCTGATGAGGTACCTCTAAGCGCTCAATTGCTTAACTGCATAATTAAATAAATGCAGAATTGTGCAGTTACATGGGGGTGATCGCTTGCTCTTCAAGAAGAGGGGAACCTTCACCGAGGAGGACGCCAGGAAGGTCATTGAGTTCGTGAGCGAGAGGCCCGACGAGAGGGAGATAATAGTTATGGCGGAGAGGATCACCGACGAGGCGAAGAGAAGATTGTGGGATTACGCGAGGGCCGTCAAGCTGATGGCTGACCTGACGGGGGAGGAGCGCGAGGTTAGGGTGGAGATACTCGAGGGCTACGTGAGCGAGAAGGTTAAGGGCATCGACGTGGAGGGGCTGTGAAAAGATGAAGCTGATAATGGCCGAGGTCTTCAACAGCTGGCAGGGTGAAGGGGGGAGCGTTGAAGGCTCAGCATTCGGCAGGAGGCAGATTTTCGTAAGGTTCGCCGGCTGCGACCTTAACTGCCTCTGGTGCGACTCCCGGGAGTACATCAACGCCTCCCGCGTTTTCCGCTGGCGCTCCGAGGTTGAACCCTTCACGGGGAAGTTCGAGTACAGGCCGAACCCTGCTCGGCTGGATGAGGTCGTTGAAGCGATACTCCGCCTCGATACCGGCGATATACACTCGATAAGCTACACGGGGGGGGAGCCGACGCTTCAGGTGAAACCGCTTAAGGCCCTCATGGGGGAGATGAAGAGCCTAGGCTTCGACAACTTTCTGGAGACGCACGGCGGTCTGCCGGAGCTGGTCAAGGAGGTTGCTAGCGTTACGGATTACGCGAGCGTGGACATAAAGGACGAGACGGCCAAAGCAACCGAAGACTGGCGCTCGCTGGTTCTCCGCGAGGTCGAGAGCGTAAGGATTCTGAAGGAAGCCGGGGCCAAGGTTTACGCCAAGCTCGTCGTTACTTCCGAGACGAAGCCCGGGAACGTCCGCTGGTACGCGGAGCTGCTGAAGGGCCTGGCCCCCCTCGTAATCCAGCCGAGGGAGCCAATAGAGATAAGTCAGGAAAAGCTGATGAACCTTTACCGCGAGGCGGCCCTGGTCATGGGGAGAAAGAACGTCGGGCTGAGCTTTCAGGTGCACAAATACCTCAACGTCCTCTGAGGTGGGAGCGTGAGGGGCGAGGTACTCATCGTGCTCTCCTTCTTCCTCGTGGCCCTCTCGGCGTATTTCCAGAATTCGGGCGGCGGATTATCCCTCGCGCTTCTCCTGGTGGCGTTCTTCGTGCTCCTCGCGGGGATTCGAGAGCTTAACCGTTCAAGGCCGTCGAAGCGCACTGGAGACGCCCACCTGATCCTCGGCATTCTCCTGCCAATCCTGCTGTTCCTGACCTATGGAAACCCGCTCTACCTCCTGGCCGGGGCTTTCCTGATACCGGCCTTCTTCTGGAAGTCCGAGAAGGCGGTTTTGCTGCTCGTTCCCGCGGGCCTGCTGATGGGCTGGCTGGCACTGGGGGAGAACTCTTTCGTTGCAAGGTTCGTCGGTGCCTTCCTGCTCGCCGTATCCATCGTGGTCGGAACCGCCTCCCTGTACTTCTGGCTCAGATACAGGTGAGTTTTTAAGCTCCCGCCGAAACGGTCCATGGCGATGATGACATTGGCCTTTGGGGTGAACGATGCCCGGGATCGACGGCCTGAGCCTCCGTCAAATTTTTAAATCTCTCTCTTTTAGTAACCCCTGGAAAGATTAAGGGGGTGGTGTCATGCCGGTGATAGAGGAAGTGGCTCCCAGGAGCTTCGAGAGGGTCGGCATGCACTCCCACATAAGGGGCCTCGGTCTCGACGAGAACGGAAAGGCGAAGTTCATGGCCGACGGAATGGTCGGGCAGGTCAAGGCGAGGGAAGCCGCTGGGATAGCGGTCGAGCTCATCAAGCGCGGCAAGCTCGCCGGCAAGGGAATCCTCCTCGTTGGTCCGACCGGGAGCGGTAAGACGGCAATAGCCATGGGCATAGCGAGGGAGCTCGGCGAGGACGTGCCCTTCGTCCAGATAGCGGGGAGCGAGATATACTCGGCCGAGGTCAAGAAGACCGAGTTCCTGAAGGAGGCCCTCAGGAGGGCGATTGGAGTTAGAATCAGCGAGGAGAGGAAGGTCTACGAGGGCGAAGTCAGGGAGATTAAAATCAACAGGACGAGACACCCCTTCAACCCCTACGTCGAAATCCCCGAGAGCGTCATCATAACCCTCCGCACGAAGGACGACGAGAAGACGATTAGGGCCGGCAGGGAGATAGCCTATCAGCTCATGGAGATGGGCGTCGAGGAGGGCGACGTTATACAGATAGACGCCGAGACGGGCAGGATTTCGAAGATAGGCACCACGAAGGAGGAAGAGGGGCTGTTCTTCAAGCGCAAGGTGAACCTTCCGAGCGGGCCGGTGCTCAAGATAAAGGAGTTCACCTACACCGTTACCCTCCACGACCTCGACGTTGCCAACGCCCGCGGCAACATCTTCGGCCTGCTCTTCAGCACGGGCATGGAGATAAGCGACGAGATAAGGCAGCGCGTTGACGAGACCGTCAAGGGGTGGATAGAGGAGGGGAAGGCGACGCTCGTGCCTGGAGTGCTCTTCATAGACGAGTGCCACATGCTCGACATCGAGGCCTTCTCCTTCCTCGCGAGGGCGATGGAGAGCGAGCTGGCGCCGATTCTTATCCTCGCCACCAACAGGGGAAGGACGAAGATAAGGGGCACAGACATAGAGGCGCCGCACGGAATACCGATTGACATGCTCGACAGGCTTCTCATAATCAACACCGAGCCCTACAAGAAGGAGGAGATCAGGGAGATAGTGAAGATCCGCGCGAGGGAGGAGAAGATAGAGGTGAGCGAGGAGGCCATCGAGTACCTCGCGGAGCTCGGCGAGAAGACCAGCCTCCGCTACGCCGTCCAGCTCCTCGCCCCGGCGAGCGTCCTAGCGGGGGGCGGAAGGGTAGAAAGGGAGCACATCGAAAAGGCCAAGGACTACTTCGCCGACCTCAGGAGGAGCATGGAGTTCGTGGAGAAGCTGGAGGGCATGCTCAGCTGATTTTCCTCTTTCCACTCGTTTTTGGAGTAATACTTTTAAGTCTTGACACCTTAACACTTCCGGTGGGATAATGCGGGGAGGAGTTTTAACGGTCGTGGCCCTTCTGCTCGTCGGTGTCCTGCTCGTTGGGTGGACCCACATCGACGGCGGTTTTC
Proteins encoded:
- a CDS encoding aldehyde ferredoxin oxidoreductase family protein, with product MFAYHNKIARVNLTTGKITYEELPDEVIRKFIGGKGLGYYLIYREVPPGTAPLSEANKFVFAPGGLTGLIPGSSKVIAVSKSPETRLISDSSGGDAFGPKLKGHFDALVIEGKAEEPVYLHVHDGEVEIRDAKHLWGKGNYEVAGELWKEYPKASIASIGPAGERLSRIANVIYDTERASGRGGLGAVLGSKKVKAVVVEPGEKPGVAEPEEFQRLWQEFYDHFATDPKYEHSRNYGTSDGLRSSASLGMSPAYNFSRPHIPDELASKLAGDEVKKYEVEPEWFVHGKSCPIKCARYVEVEYRGRKIRVKPEYESIAMLGAATGVFNFPAVAYFNWLVNDLGLDSIATGNTIGWLFEMVERGLVGEEEIGFPVKGWGNEEAEERLIRLMAERKGIGAVLADGVKRACERLGRGCELAVHVKGMESPAWDPRGRRTYALSYATADVGASHLRGWPRPHQLPNQGPAKELVPSLIEARDESYITDMLGTCKFVSYRMEDLAKFYSLATGEEWTVEELRKRAWAVESIARIHDALDWVTPPLDDVIPPRWWEPEPDGPAEGNKAFMDYNDFLEARREFYRLRGWHEELGVPLPETMEKLGYGELRGDAERALEVVKRRMGL
- a CDS encoding tRNA-binding protein; the encoded protein is MWDTSKDYRLLVAEKSVELFLKTVEHAKFKGKWNKKGAIQLAKEMIPEIQAMRYSYVEPKELIETPQMKALKEKASGIIEALGGEDWHHKFISLADKSEREKVEEQVAKVRFFLNTILGLDKRLALGKINDPVIAVDIKVGEVMSVGKHPNADRLLVTNVNIGDRAITVVTNDLTVKEGNRVAVALLPPANFRGIVSEGMFLGAGEGVLKDVKGEIGGLPKGIPLEAFNETRNLVEAFLKG
- a CDS encoding DHH family phosphoesterase, translated to MKGKLKLKRFLERSGGKSFLLLCHHNADPDSLGSAIAFALYLKSLGVENVRIGVAQSVSSYAKRLLALSPVPLEKDPAVKEDVVVIFDTSSLEQLEPIEIPRGKFVVLIDHHIEKERPIRADIAVVDSSRTSTAEIVWELFKYFGFYDETAVKALLAGIVTDTANFRFANARTFKAVSEMLERFPVQMGEVFQLVAPASDENIDQAKRMAVLKACQRMEIRKFRRYIIAVSKVSAYESLACKVFLQLGADIAVVGSEKKGVRISARAKESLVKKGLHLGKIMEKVGPVIDGSGGGHAGAAGANGKGNLDEGIKLILKEIERFLREVD
- a CDS encoding DUF3194 domain-containing protein codes for the protein MDEGSSGRRVVHIGLPELSEEQLMEIGEIAQETVIKHVFDTLNRSDVKDIEVTMRLNREETLDLEMEVYLEVPVFVRVDVDGLIEEAVEKAYEAVERKLREIANEGKTEA
- a CDS encoding prefoldin subunit beta; the encoded protein is MQNIPPQVQAMLGQLESYQQQLQLVIQQKQKVQLELTEAKKALEELEKVDDGATIYKTVGTLIVRTKKGKAVEELKEKVETLEVRLNALERQEKKLNEKLKELTAQIQSALRPTAG
- the pcc1 gene encoding KEOPS complex subunit Pcc1 yields the protein MAEEENWPIEGVIELAFPDEETARIVHESVLYEHESVPYRRSRIEFLREGNRIVIRFLARDNSALRGTLNSYLRWIKVAMDSLEV
- a CDS encoding ribosomal biogenesis protein, producing MMLITTSHRPTRRTRSFGHDLEKVFPNSLYLTRGKKTIQDLLMEAYDRNYERLLIINVWKGNPLKMTFIKVDPEDWGYLGYLYLHGIKLQREIGFRDVRPIREEMPLVVTTAKRVGLDHVAFAQVFAELTGGVFVPRKERSLLGIADRYNTDVLSVIERHPRGMAVNFYRLDVSREKAVGPLISVKIWIMEDGRRWDYKEASWLKRKTGPSKE
- a CDS encoding DNA-directed RNA polymerase subunit P, with the translated sequence MVMAVYRCAKCGREVELDLENTREVRCPYCGSKILYKPRPRVARRVKAI
- a CDS encoding 50S ribosomal protein L37ae — encoded protein: MGRTTKVGSAGRYGPRYGLKIRRRVAAVEAKMKQKHVCPVCGRKAVRRISTGIWQCQKCGATFAGGAYLPTTPAGKVAKRVTASKA
- a CDS encoding 7-carboxy-7-deazaguanine synthase QueE, encoding MKLIMAEVFNSWQGEGGSVEGSAFGRRQIFVRFAGCDLNCLWCDSREYINASRVFRWRSEVEPFTGKFEYRPNPARLDEVVEAILRLDTGDIHSISYTGGEPTLQVKPLKALMGEMKSLGFDNFLETHGGLPELVKEVASVTDYASVDIKDETAKATEDWRSLVLREVESVRILKEAGAKVYAKLVVTSETKPGNVRWYAELLKGLAPLVIQPREPIEISQEKLMNLYREAALVMGRKNVGLSFQVHKYLNVL